The Desmonostoc muscorum LEGE 12446 genome includes a region encoding these proteins:
- a CDS encoding serine/threonine-protein kinase has product MQTLLNNRYRVIRTLGSGGFGETFLAEDTQMPSNRRCVIKQLRPIQNNPQIYQLVQERFQREAAILEDLGGTSNQIPTLYAYFQSDGQFYLVQEWIEGDTLTAKVHEQGLLSESAVREILINLLPVLEQVHNQRIVHRDIKPDNIILRHRDHKAVLIDFGAVRESMGTVVNSQGLPTSSIVIGTPGFMPSEQAAGRPVYSSDLYSLGMTAIYLLTGKQPQELETDSRSGEIIWHRHALSISPTLAGVIDRAIAYHPRDRFATAREMLDALQFGSFPPTVSYNQPPVPPTIPYNQPPVHPTIPYNQPPVVNLQPPATLHTVAVSPGSTSQPSNQNNGQKGMLLGSLIAGGLIGSSIVIGFALNKSNQPATQSTGSSSELSANSNETKSVVPSVSSQQPVDSQVVQETTPPVQQPVDSEVVQQTTQQSSQQINRPSPEQAVEDYYETINNGEYQNAWNLLSPSYQNNKRLHPNGYLSYVDWWGGQVQSIDVKQVSLVETNSETAIVDAQLKYFLKNGKQSPSSVRFSLLWDQGNSRWVVTEAK; this is encoded by the coding sequence ATGCAAACACTGCTAAACAACCGCTATCGAGTTATTCGGACTTTAGGAAGCGGTGGGTTTGGTGAGACTTTCTTAGCCGAAGATACCCAAATGCCTTCTAACCGTCGCTGTGTAATTAAACAGCTAAGACCAATTCAAAACAACCCGCAAATTTATCAGTTGGTGCAAGAAAGATTCCAACGCGAAGCGGCAATTTTAGAAGACTTAGGCGGCACAAGTAACCAAATTCCCACCTTGTATGCTTACTTTCAGTCAGATGGACAATTCTACTTGGTTCAAGAGTGGATAGAAGGTGATACCTTAACAGCGAAAGTCCACGAACAAGGCTTATTAAGTGAAAGCGCCGTCAGAGAAATATTAATAAATTTATTACCAGTACTAGAACAAGTACACAATCAGCGGATTGTCCATCGAGATATCAAGCCAGATAACATCATTTTGCGTCATCGAGATCATAAGGCGGTGCTGATTGATTTTGGTGCTGTCCGCGAATCAATGGGAACAGTAGTGAATTCCCAAGGGTTACCTACGAGTTCGATTGTGATTGGTACGCCGGGATTTATGCCAAGCGAACAAGCCGCAGGTAGACCAGTTTATTCGAGTGATTTATATAGTTTGGGAATGACAGCAATTTATCTTCTCACGGGAAAACAGCCACAAGAATTGGAGACAGATTCACGTAGCGGAGAAATTATTTGGCACAGACATGCTTTGAGTATTAGTCCTACATTAGCAGGAGTGATAGATCGAGCGATCGCCTACCATCCACGCGATCGCTTTGCCACAGCCAGAGAAATGCTAGACGCCTTGCAATTTGGGTCATTTCCTCCAACAGTATCTTACAATCAACCACCAGTTCCCCCAACAATACCTTACAATCAACCGCCAGTTCATCCAACAATACCTTACAATCAACCGCCAGTAGTTAACCTACAGCCTCCTGCAACACTGCATACAGTTGCTGTTAGTCCAGGTTCTACTAGTCAACCTAGCAATCAAAATAACGGACAGAAGGGAATGCTTCTCGGTAGTTTAATTGCTGGTGGTTTAATTGGTAGTTCTATAGTTATTGGTTTTGCTCTGAATAAATCAAATCAACCAGCAACGCAGTCTACAGGCTCATCAAGTGAACTTTCGGCAAACAGTAATGAAACAAAAAGCGTCGTACCATCAGTAAGTTCTCAACAACCTGTTGATTCTCAAGTTGTGCAAGAAACTACACCACCTGTTCAACAACCTGTTGATTCTGAAGTTGTGCAGCAAACTACACAACAATCCTCTCAACAAATTAATCGACCCTCACCAGAACAAGCAGTGGAAGATTATTATGAAACTATTAACAATGGCGAATATCAAAACGCGTGGAATCTTTTATCTCCTAGCTATCAAAATAATAAACGTCTTCATCCCAATGGTTATCTCTCCTATGTTGATTGGTGGGGAGGACAAGTGCAAAGCATAGATGTTAAACAAGTGAGTTTAGTAGAAACTAATTCAGAAACAGCTATAGTTGATGCTCAATTAAAATACTTTCTGAAGAATGGCAAACAATCACCTAGTTCTGTGCGTTTCTCACTTTTATGGGATCAGGGAAATAGTAGATGGGTTGTAACTGAGGCAAAATGA
- a CDS encoding DevA family ABC transporter ATP-binding protein has translation MKKQEPVIAIKNLNHYYGKGALKKQILFDINLEIYSGEIVIMTGPSGSGKTTLLSLIGGLRSVQEGSLKFLGEELFGVSQNKLVQMRRSIGYIFQAHNLLGFLTAKQNVQMAVELNDRISQAEAVAKSEMMLRAVGLEERVNYYPDNLSGGQKQRIAIARALVNRPPLVLADEPTAALDKQSGRDVVEIMQSLAKNQGTTILLVTHDNRILDIADRIVEMEDGLLTRNSSNTVIQS, from the coding sequence ATGAAAAAACAAGAACCTGTAATTGCCATTAAAAATCTCAATCATTACTATGGCAAAGGCGCACTGAAAAAACAAATTTTATTTGACATCAACCTAGAAATTTATTCTGGTGAAATTGTAATTATGACCGGGCCATCGGGTTCAGGTAAAACAACATTACTGAGCTTGATTGGTGGTTTGCGGTCTGTACAAGAGGGAAGTTTGAAATTTTTGGGTGAAGAACTGTTTGGTGTCAGTCAAAACAAACTGGTGCAGATGCGACGTAGCATTGGCTATATTTTCCAAGCACACAATTTGCTGGGGTTCTTGACTGCCAAGCAAAACGTCCAAATGGCGGTAGAATTAAACGATCGCATTTCTCAAGCAGAAGCAGTAGCTAAATCAGAAATGATGCTGCGGGCTGTTGGTTTAGAAGAAAGAGTTAATTATTACCCAGACAATCTTTCTGGTGGACAAAAACAAAGAATTGCGATCGCCCGCGCCTTAGTGAATCGTCCTCCCCTAGTGCTAGCTGACGAACCAACAGCCGCATTAGACAAACAATCAGGACGCGATGTCGTAGAAATAATGCAGAGCCTAGCTAAAAATCAGGGAACTACTATCTTGTTAGTTACACACGACAACCGCATTCTAGACATCGCCGATCGCATCGTAGAAATGGAAGACGGTCTGTTAACGCGTAATTCCTCAAATACAGTTATTCAGTCATAA
- a CDS encoding response regulator gives MTAQLLNINQEFRSNQARRILLIEDHDLNRMLLSDYLNYCGYDVQSLSEGSGFFSTIEKFQPDLMLLDLKLPDVDGYSLLKQVQQKPDLSKIPIIVVSAFAFKADRELALSLGARHYFVKPLKLKDLILTIEQEFSYRHR, from the coding sequence ATGACAGCACAATTACTGAATATAAATCAAGAATTCCGGTCAAATCAAGCTAGACGAATTTTATTAATCGAAGACCACGATCTCAATAGGATGTTACTCAGTGACTACCTGAATTATTGTGGGTACGATGTCCAGAGTTTATCGGAAGGTTCTGGTTTTTTTTCAACCATTGAGAAATTCCAGCCAGATTTAATGTTACTCGACTTGAAATTGCCAGATGTTGACGGTTACTCGCTCTTAAAACAAGTCCAACAAAAACCTGATTTGTCAAAAATACCTATTATTGTGGTTTCAGCCTTTGCTTTTAAAGCAGATCGAGAATTAGCTCTCAGTTTGGGCGCACGTCACTATTTTGTCAAACCTCTAAAACTCAAGGATCTGATCCTGACAATTGAACAAGAGTTTAGTTATCGTCACAGATAA
- a CDS encoding thioredoxin family protein — translation MSKAVTTITDADFETEVLKAEQPVLVYFWASWCGPCQLMSPMINSAASAYSDRLKVVKMEIDPNPLTVKQYQVEGVPALRLIQGDKILESTEGVIGKEKLLSLLAKHLDSN, via the coding sequence ATGAGTAAGGCTGTAACCACCATAACTGATGCTGATTTTGAAACTGAAGTGTTAAAAGCCGAGCAGCCTGTATTAGTTTACTTTTGGGCTTCCTGGTGCGGCCCTTGTCAATTGATGTCGCCCATGATTAACTCAGCTGCCAGTGCTTATAGCGATCGCCTCAAAGTCGTTAAAATGGAAATTGACCCCAACCCACTCACGGTTAAACAGTACCAAGTGGAAGGTGTCCCCGCCCTCAGGCTAATTCAAGGAGACAAAATACTAGAATCCACTGAGGGAGTCATCGGCAAAGAAAAATTACTCAGCCTTCTAGCCAAGCATTTAGATAGTAATTAG
- a CDS encoding Uma2 family endonuclease, translating into MTATLPVNVESEIFYPSADGQPVAETYDHLYALLTTLEVLKQYLADRQATVLANQFLYYAQGFPKLRIAPDVMVIFDVAPGSRDNYKIWEEGQVPTVIFEMTSFGTKGNDEIFKKTLYEQLGVKEYWLFDPKGEWVEQRLRGYRLRGEIYEPIEDGRSEPLQLRLGIEGKLIAFYREDTGEKLLIADELIEALRQEVLARQQAEERAEAERQRAEQAQLEIEKLKAKLRSLNIDPDTIE; encoded by the coding sequence ATGACGGCTACTCTACCTGTTAATGTCGAATCAGAAATCTTCTACCCTAGTGCTGATGGTCAACCAGTGGCAGAAACCTACGACCACCTTTATGCCTTATTAACTACCTTAGAAGTACTCAAACAGTATTTGGCAGACCGCCAGGCAACAGTATTAGCCAATCAATTTCTTTACTATGCACAGGGTTTTCCCAAGTTACGGATAGCCCCAGATGTGATGGTAATTTTTGATGTTGCACCAGGCAGCCGGGACAACTATAAAATTTGGGAAGAGGGTCAAGTACCAACAGTGATTTTTGAAATGACATCCTTTGGTACTAAAGGAAACGACGAAATTTTCAAAAAGACCCTCTATGAGCAGCTGGGTGTTAAAGAATACTGGCTATTTGACCCAAAAGGCGAGTGGGTAGAACAACGGCTACGTGGCTATCGGCTGCGGGGAGAAATCTACGAACCTATAGAGGATGGACGCAGTGAACCACTACAACTGCGCTTAGGGATCGAAGGAAAGCTAATTGCGTTTTATCGAGAGGACACAGGGGAAAAATTATTAATTGCCGATGAATTGATAGAAGCTTTACGGCAGGAAGTTTTAGCAAGGCAACAGGCAGAAGAACGCGCAGAAGCTGAACGTCAACGTGCAGAACAAGCGCAATTGGAAATAGAAAAGCTAAAGGCAAAGTTGCGATCGCTCAACATAGACCCTGATACCATTGAGTAA
- a CDS encoding HAD family hydrolase, which translates to MPKHLSFTALSNIRLIATDMDGTLTRRGKFTPALLQALEDLAAANIKVLIVTGRSAGWVSGLSSLMPVAGAMAENGGLYFPPGNQKPVVLTPIPDLAKHRQHLATTFEKLQTQFPQIQESVDNRFRITDWTFDVTTLSQDELQTLDHLCQQMGWGFTYSNVQCHIKPQGQDKAVGLLQVLREYLPDYSPEQIVTVGDSPNDESLFDRRYFPISVGVANVLEYADKLQHQPVYITAASEGEGFCELSSYILQSFHIPN; encoded by the coding sequence ATGCCAAAACATTTAAGCTTTACTGCCTTGAGCAATATTCGTCTCATCGCCACAGATATGGATGGCACCCTGACTAGACGAGGAAAATTTACTCCCGCACTGCTGCAAGCTTTAGAGGATTTAGCAGCAGCTAACATTAAGGTACTGATTGTTACGGGACGTTCTGCTGGGTGGGTGAGTGGATTGAGTAGCTTGATGCCAGTGGCAGGTGCTATGGCAGAAAATGGCGGTTTGTATTTTCCGCCTGGAAACCAGAAACCAGTGGTTTTAACACCCATTCCCGATTTAGCTAAGCATCGCCAGCACTTGGCTACAACTTTTGAAAAGTTACAAACTCAATTTCCCCAAATTCAGGAATCTGTTGATAATCGCTTTCGCATCACCGATTGGACTTTTGACGTGACTACTTTGAGTCAAGATGAACTACAAACCCTAGATCATCTCTGTCAACAAATGGGTTGGGGATTTACCTACAGTAACGTCCAGTGTCACATTAAACCCCAAGGACAAGATAAAGCCGTGGGATTGTTGCAGGTATTGCGCGAATACTTGCCTGATTACTCACCAGAACAAATTGTCACCGTAGGCGATAGTCCCAATGATGAAAGTTTATTCGATCGCCGTTATTTTCCTATTTCTGTAGGCGTGGCAAATGTCCTCGAATATGCAGATAAATTGCAACATCAGCCTGTTTATATTACTGCTGCTTCCGAAGGCGAAGGATTTTGTGAATTATCTAGTTACATTTTGCAAAGCTTCCACATCCCAAATTAG
- a CDS encoding serine/threonine-protein kinase, translating into MTRTLLNNRYQVIQVIGAGGFGETFLAEDTHMPSGRRCVIKQLKPITNNDPQTYQIIQERFKREAATLEYLGESCNQIPKLYAYFSENGQFYLVQEWIHGQTLTKVVEAKGFESETAVREILLSLLSVLDYVHSKGIIHRDIKPENIIIRSVDGKPVLIDFGAVKETIRSVVTSPGYPTRSLVIGTPGYMPSEQAVGRPVYATDIYSLGLTAIYLLTGKHPQELQTDLQSGEILWQHHVPNVSAELAAVLNQAIKPHAGDRYSTASKMLHALQSPSYIVPESPTTANTISLSPTATSTRQTQPLYSPQKTPISTPGNWQKPAVIVGSLLLGGLIGAFAISGMNRQQQLQTTIATTPTPSPESLPTPTLTNPAISSQPPLVPVVPISPPQPQVTPEPLPTFNPPVASTPQPENEPVPLETPTPVATPTPEPENQAAVPTPEARSTPQKKPRSKLAATASRQSVPAFPTGTSRNIVEATLGKPRKDLRGAWGNTRAVVYKLVPNKIDLGYLFDRNSQMLRQTEVSFAETVDPQVMEATLNGLLNGQATEDIKQGLKQVQDRQSDNFRFKNGSVKGQIIRQECDFIYISIWDADLHDFVSPSTGRKC; encoded by the coding sequence ATGACAAGAACGTTGCTGAACAATCGCTATCAAGTTATCCAGGTAATCGGTGCTGGTGGGTTTGGCGAAACCTTCCTCGCAGAAGACACCCACATGCCTTCTGGGCGCCGGTGTGTAATCAAGCAACTCAAACCGATAACCAATAATGACCCGCAAACTTACCAAATAATCCAAGAACGGTTTAAGAGAGAAGCAGCAACCTTGGAGTATTTGGGCGAAAGTTGTAACCAAATTCCCAAACTCTATGCTTATTTTTCTGAGAATGGGCAATTTTACCTTGTCCAAGAATGGATTCATGGACAAACCTTAACGAAAGTTGTTGAAGCTAAAGGATTTGAGAGTGAAACTGCTGTTCGGGAAATCCTTTTGAGTCTGCTATCAGTTTTGGATTATGTCCACAGCAAGGGCATCATTCACCGGGATATCAAGCCTGAGAACATCATTATCCGTTCTGTTGATGGCAAGCCAGTTTTGATTGATTTTGGTGCAGTTAAAGAAACAATTCGTTCGGTGGTGACTTCTCCAGGATACCCCACGCGATCGCTCGTCATTGGTACGCCTGGGTATATGCCTAGCGAACAAGCCGTTGGGCGTCCAGTTTACGCCACTGATATCTACAGTTTAGGCTTGACGGCGATTTATTTGCTGACTGGCAAACACCCGCAAGAACTACAAACCGATTTGCAAAGTGGCGAAATACTTTGGCAACACCACGTCCCTAATGTGTCTGCTGAATTAGCGGCGGTACTCAATCAAGCAATTAAGCCTCATGCAGGCGATCGCTACAGTACTGCGAGTAAAATGCTACATGCGTTGCAGTCTCCTAGTTATATTGTCCCAGAATCACCTACAACTGCCAACACAATCAGCTTGTCTCCCACTGCTACATCAACTCGACAAACCCAGCCATTGTATTCCCCCCAAAAAACTCCAATTTCCACTCCTGGGAACTGGCAAAAACCTGCTGTGATTGTTGGTAGCTTGCTACTAGGTGGCTTGATTGGTGCATTTGCCATTTCTGGTATGAATCGTCAGCAACAACTACAGACAACCATTGCCACAACTCCCACTCCATCCCCAGAATCTCTTCCCACTCCTACACTTACCAATCCAGCTATTTCTTCCCAACCTCCTCTAGTCCCAGTTGTACCCATCTCACCACCACAGCCACAAGTAACTCCCGAACCTCTGCCAACCTTTAATCCCCCAGTTGCATCCACACCACAGCCAGAAAATGAGCCTGTGCCTTTAGAGACTCCAACACCAGTAGCAACACCAACACCAGAACCAGAGAATCAAGCCGCGGTTCCCACACCAGAAGCACGTTCTACACCACAGAAAAAGCCGCGCAGTAAATTAGCTGCTACTGCCAGTAGACAAAGCGTTCCCGCATTTCCCACAGGTACATCCAGAAATATTGTAGAAGCTACCCTTGGCAAACCAAGGAAAGATTTAAGAGGTGCGTGGGGTAATACCCGTGCTGTTGTTTACAAACTCGTACCAAACAAAATAGACCTTGGCTACTTATTTGATCGTAATTCCCAAATGCTGCGTCAAACGGAGGTATCTTTTGCCGAAACAGTAGACCCACAAGTAATGGAAGCTACCTTAAATGGACTCTTAAATGGGCAAGCTACTGAAGATATTAAGCAGGGACTGAAACAGGTACAAGACCGCCAATCTGATAATTTTCGCTTCAAGAATGGCTCAGTTAAGGGTCAGATTATCCGCCAAGAATGTGATTTTATTTACATTAGCATTTGGGACGCAGATTTACATGATTTTGTGAGTCCATCTACAGGTAGAAAATGTTAA
- the ribD gene encoding bifunctional diaminohydroxyphosphoribosylaminopyrimidine deaminase/5-amino-6-(5-phosphoribosylamino)uracil reductase RibD: MDNFPVVAQADASLPNYPQENTPLMRLNTDSESPPKEKVGSDFDSRMMQRCLELARRALGRTSPNPLVGAVIVKDGEIVGEGFHPRAGEPHAEVFALKAAGVRAEGATIYVSLEPCNHHGRTPPCSEALIKAGLAKVIVGMVDPNPLVAGGGIARLRAAGIEVVVGVEEEACRQINEGFVHRILYKRPLGILKYAMTLDGKIATTSGHSAWVTSQDSRTEVHQLRAACDAVIVGGNTVRLDNPYLTSHQVGAHNPLRVVMSRHLNLPENARLWQTADAPTLVLTEEGANPDFQELLLKQGVEVVQFTSLTPDKAMAYLYERGFCSVLWECGSTLAASAIAQGAVQKVLAFIAPKIIGGSIAPTPVGDLGFTTMTQALSLERVRWRVVGSDCLVEGYFPQISQS, encoded by the coding sequence ATGGATAATTTCCCAGTGGTCGCTCAAGCGGATGCATCCCTACCCAATTACCCTCAGGAAAATACACCTTTAATGCGGCTGAATACCGATTCAGAGTCACCACCAAAGGAAAAAGTCGGAAGTGACTTTGACTCTCGGATGATGCAGCGGTGTTTGGAACTTGCTCGCCGCGCGTTAGGGCGTACTTCACCAAATCCGCTAGTGGGAGCGGTGATTGTCAAGGATGGGGAGATTGTCGGCGAAGGGTTTCATCCTCGTGCAGGTGAGCCTCATGCAGAAGTGTTTGCCTTGAAAGCAGCAGGAGTTCGGGCTGAGGGCGCAACAATTTATGTCAGTCTCGAACCTTGTAATCACCACGGACGCACTCCCCCTTGTTCGGAAGCCTTGATTAAAGCAGGATTGGCAAAGGTGATAGTGGGTATGGTTGATCCCAATCCACTAGTAGCTGGAGGGGGTATTGCCCGTTTACGTGCGGCGGGGATCGAAGTCGTGGTAGGAGTAGAAGAGGAAGCTTGTCGTCAGATTAATGAAGGCTTTGTTCATCGCATTCTCTACAAACGACCTCTGGGAATTTTAAAATATGCCATGACTTTAGATGGCAAAATTGCCACTACCTCTGGTCACAGCGCTTGGGTAACAAGCCAAGATTCCCGAACTGAAGTACATCAACTGCGGGCGGCTTGTGATGCTGTAATTGTCGGCGGTAATACAGTACGACTTGATAATCCTTACTTAACTAGCCATCAGGTGGGGGCACATAATCCCCTGCGGGTGGTAATGAGTCGCCATCTTAACTTACCGGAAAATGCCCGCCTGTGGCAAACTGCGGATGCTCCAACTTTGGTGTTGACAGAGGAAGGCGCTAACCCTGATTTTCAAGAACTGTTGCTCAAACAGGGGGTGGAGGTAGTGCAATTCACGTCACTTACACCAGATAAAGCAATGGCGTACTTATACGAACGGGGTTTTTGTAGTGTGTTGTGGGAGTGTGGTAGTACTTTAGCTGCTAGTGCGATCGCTCAAGGAGCAGTGCAAAAAGTCTTAGCATTCATTGCCCCGAAAATCATTGGTGGTAGCATTGCTCCCACACCTGTGGGCGATTTAGGTTTTACTACCATGACTCAGGCACTATCTTTAGAACGTGTTCGTTGGCGTGTAGTAGGCTCTGACTGCTTAGTGGAAGGTTATTTCCCCCAAATAAGTCAATCATGA
- a CDS encoding LL-diaminopimelate aminotransferase: MSKIQFAKRLQPLQSNVFADMDKAKAIALAAGQQLIDLSLGSSDLPAEAHVIDAIAQSLHDRTTHGYLLFNGTQGFREAAANWYQQKFGIAVDPQTEVLPLIGSQEGTAHLPLALLNPGDFALLLDPGYPSHAGGVYLASGQIYPMPLREENGFLPVFADIPAPVLAQSRMMVLSYPHNPTAAIAPLSFFQEAVAFCQQHNLALVHDFPYVDLVFEENGDWGLGTGKDFSQYPIPNTQSPVPSILQADREKSISIEFFTLSKSYNMGGFRIGYAIGNAQLINALRQVKAAVDFNQYRGILNGAIAALTGPQIGVKTAVATFQQRRDAFITALHRIGWNVPTPHATMYIWAKLPSPWSQNSVEFCTQLVKQTGVAASPGAGFGKSGEGYVRFALVHEPALLETAVERIAKFLN, encoded by the coding sequence ATGAGTAAAATACAGTTTGCAAAACGTTTACAGCCCCTACAATCTAATGTATTTGCTGATATGGACAAAGCCAAAGCAATTGCCTTGGCCGCTGGACAACAGCTAATTGATTTGTCCTTGGGGTCTTCTGATTTACCAGCCGAGGCACATGTGATTGACGCGATCGCCCAGTCTCTTCACGATCGCACCACCCACGGCTATCTCTTATTTAATGGCACTCAAGGCTTCCGGGAAGCCGCAGCCAACTGGTACCAACAAAAATTTGGCATCGCAGTCGATCCCCAAACAGAGGTACTACCCCTGATTGGTTCTCAAGAAGGTACCGCCCATTTACCCCTAGCATTGCTCAATCCCGGAGATTTTGCCCTGTTGCTCGATCCCGGTTACCCCTCCCATGCTGGAGGAGTCTACCTCGCTAGCGGGCAAATATACCCAATGCCACTAAGGGAAGAAAACGGTTTTTTACCAGTGTTTGCCGATATTCCCGCCCCAGTTTTGGCTCAGTCGCGGATGATGGTGTTAAGTTATCCCCACAACCCCACAGCGGCGATCGCTCCTTTATCTTTCTTCCAAGAAGCTGTCGCCTTCTGTCAGCAACACAATCTCGCCTTAGTTCACGATTTCCCCTACGTGGATTTGGTATTTGAAGAGAATGGCGATTGGGGACTGGGGACTGGGAAAGATTTTTCCCAATACCCAATACCCAATACCCAATCCCCAGTACCTTCCATTTTGCAAGCTGATCGCGAGAAAAGTATCTCCATTGAATTTTTTACCCTTTCCAAGTCCTATAATATGGGCGGCTTCCGCATTGGCTACGCCATCGGCAATGCCCAGTTAATTAACGCTTTACGCCAGGTAAAAGCCGCTGTTGATTTTAACCAATATCGGGGAATTTTGAATGGGGCGATCGCTGCTTTGACTGGGCCTCAAATTGGAGTCAAAACTGCTGTCGCTACCTTCCAGCAGCGCCGTGATGCTTTCATCACTGCTTTACACCGCATTGGTTGGAATGTTCCCACTCCCCACGCCACAATGTACATTTGGGCAAAGTTACCTTCACCTTGGAGTCAAAACTCCGTCGAATTTTGCACCCAGCTAGTCAAACAAACTGGTGTAGCCGCTTCCCCAGGTGCAGGTTTTGGCAAATCAGGAGAAGGATATGTCCGCTTTGCTTTAGTACATGAGCCAGCTTTGTTAGAAACTGCTGTGGAAAGAATTGCTAAATTCCTGAATTGA
- a CDS encoding NF038130 family PEP-CTERM protein, which yields MKMTFQKLVIGASMAIGVSALASAPAHATSFSFNNANEIKTYTGGSNGSFIANNTVAASQALSDGNASSNVELWYSTENPTSNVGFTATQGNYSATVSSVTADDWSTFGSKWLGDLLSTYTPFQSVWNGFSTNTKSLITSSFSLLGMGDPNVGSFQFGQNGGVGLTLVGHLDVKTKLLATVSDKLNAAYTTPVSSTSTITLKSLLGNKDITLVNVSDVDAKLLTLKAALNSSLTPAATKVMLQAQITQLTSFKEVLSLQATLTTYQGEIGASEIAKVVTGGQTYYAYSFNPTASGITASDDGVSYSAYYTWNTPGYIAPPPPSSSVPEPSVILGLLGVAGVFTTRRQVKKASI from the coding sequence ATGAAAATGACTTTTCAGAAACTTGTGATTGGTGCATCGATGGCTATTGGTGTGAGCGCTCTTGCAAGTGCCCCAGCACATGCTACATCTTTTAGTTTCAACAATGCAAATGAAATTAAAACATATACTGGTGGATCTAATGGTAGTTTTATCGCAAATAATACTGTAGCTGCCTCCCAAGCTTTGAGTGATGGTAATGCTTCCTCTAACGTCGAGCTTTGGTATAGTACCGAAAATCCCACTTCTAACGTTGGTTTCACCGCCACACAAGGAAACTACAGTGCTACCGTTAGCAGTGTCACCGCTGATGACTGGAGTACTTTTGGTTCCAAGTGGCTGGGTGATTTGTTGAGTACTTATACTCCATTCCAGTCAGTGTGGAATGGGTTTTCAACAAATACCAAATCATTAATAACGAGCTCTTTTTCTTTATTGGGGATGGGAGATCCGAACGTTGGTAGCTTCCAATTTGGTCAAAATGGCGGTGTAGGACTGACATTGGTTGGTCACTTGGATGTCAAGACTAAACTCTTAGCTACAGTTTCTGATAAGCTTAATGCTGCGTATACTACACCAGTGAGTAGTACAAGTACAATAACACTGAAATCACTATTGGGTAATAAAGATATAACTCTAGTAAACGTTTCAGATGTTGACGCTAAGCTTTTAACACTTAAAGCAGCGCTGAACTCGTCTCTAACTCCTGCTGCTACAAAAGTAATGCTACAAGCTCAAATAACTCAACTGACATCATTCAAAGAAGTACTGAGCTTGCAAGCGACATTAACCACCTACCAAGGTGAAATCGGAGCTAGTGAAATTGCCAAAGTAGTTACTGGTGGTCAAACTTACTACGCCTATAGCTTTAACCCCACTGCATCCGGAATTACAGCCTCAGATGATGGTGTATCCTACAGTGCATATTATACCTGGAACACACCTGGATACATCGCTCCCCCACCTCCTTCAAGCTCAGTCCCAGAACCATCAGTAATACTTGGTTTGCTGGGTGTTGCTGGTGTCTTTACTACCCGACGCCAAGTAAAAAAAGCATCTATTTGA